One uncultured Carboxylicivirga sp. genomic window, AGTATACTGCTTTAAATTAGCCATTTCCGATATAATCAGAAATAAAAACACAATCAACACCAAACTAAGATAGAGGAATGCCTTACGCATTGTTATTTATTGATTTTCTGATACATTAATTCATCAACAAAACCACCCTTGGTTTTTAACCATAGTTTTTTTGTTCCAATCAATGAAAATCCGGCTTTTTCAAACAATCTGATACTGGCTTTATTATCAGCTGATATATTGGCATATACCTGCTTTAAACCTAGTGTATCAAAACAATAAGCCAAAAACATTTCCAACGCTTCAAAAGCATAGCCTTTTTCCCTGTAGTCTTCATGAATAATAATCCCAACTCCACCACGTTGGTGAAAACCATCAAAATCAAAAAGATCAATCATACCAACCGGGATATTGGTTGGTTCCAGTTCAATAATTAAACGAAGTTGTTTGGTTTGGTATATATCAA contains:
- a CDS encoding GNAT family protein; the encoded protein is MKKEELVLRALEPTDVDLLYKWENDMKIWEVSNTLTPFSKHQLKLYVEQAQLDIYQTKQLRLIIELEPTNIPVGMIDLFDFDGFHQRGGVGIIIHEDYREKGYAFEALEMFLAYCFDTLGLKQVYANISADNKASIRLFEKAGFSLIGTKKLWLKTKGGFVDELMYQKINK